In one Paramormyrops kingsleyae isolate MSU_618 chromosome 18, PKINGS_0.4, whole genome shotgun sequence genomic region, the following are encoded:
- the LOC111834690 gene encoding eukaryotic peptide chain release factor subunit 1, producing MADDPSAADRNVEIWKIKKLIKSLEAARGNGTSMISLIIPPKDQISRVAKMLADEFGTASNIKSRVNRLSVLGAITSVQQRLKLYNKVPPNGLVVYCGTIVTEEGKEKKVNIDFEPFKPINTSLYLCDNKFHTEALTALLSDDSKFGFIVIDGSGALFGTLQGNTREVLHKFTVDLPKKHGRGGQSALRFARLRMEKRHNYVRKVAETAVQLFVSNDKVNVAGMVLAGSADFKTELSQSDMFDPRLQAKVLKLVDISYGGENGFNQAIELSAEVLSNVKFIQEKKLIGRYFDEISQDTGKYCFGVEDTLKALEMGAVEILIVYENLDTMRYVLRCHGTEGSTPENDEKTLYLTPEQEKDKSHFTDKETGQEHELIESMPLLEWFANNYKKFGATLEIVTDKSQEGSQFVKGFGGIGGILRYRVDFQGMEYQGDDDEFFDLDDY from the exons ATGGCGGACGACCCAAGTGCAGCGGACAGAAATGTGGAGATCTGGAAGATCAAGAAGCTGATCAAAAGTTTGGAAGCTGCGCGCGG GAATGGCACTAGTATGATCTCCCTGATCATTCCACCCAAAGACCAGATTTCTCGTGTGGCTAAGATGCTGGCGGATGAGTTTGGTACAGCCTCTAACATCAAGAGCAGAGTCAACCGACTGTCTGTGCTGGGTGCCATTACTTCTGTACAACAGAGGCTGAAGCTTTACAATAAAG TGCCCCCGAATGGGCTAGTGGTGTATTGTGGCACTATAGTAACTGAGGAAGGCAAAGAGAAGAAAGTGAACATCGACTTTGAACCCTTCAAACCCATCAACACATCCCTGTATCTCTGTGACAACAAGTTTCACACAGAG GCTCTAACAGCACTACTCTCAGATGATAGCAAGTttggctttattgtcattgatGGTAGTGGTGCCCTGTTTGGCACCCTGCAAGGCAACACCAGAGAAGTCCTGCACAAATTCACAGTGGACCTGCCCAAAAAGCATG gacgaGGAGGCCAGTCGGCTCTGCGGTTTGCACGCTTGAGGATGGAGAAAAGGCACAACTATGTGCGCAAGGTGGCGGAGACAGCGGTGCAGCTCTTCGTGTCCAACGACAAGGTCAACGTAGCTGGTATGGTGCTAGCGGGCTCTGCCGACTTCAAGACCGAGCTCAGTCAGTCGGACATGTTTGACCCG AGGTTACAAGCAAAGGTCCTAAAGTTGGTTGACATCTCGTACGGTGGAGAAAATGGTTTCAACCAAGCCATCGAGCTGTCAGCTGAAGTATTGTCTAATGTGAAGTTCATCCAAGAGAAGAAGCTCATAG GGCGTTACTTTGATGAGATCAGTCAGGACACGGGAAAGTACTGCTTTGGTGTGGAGGACACGCTCAAAGCCCTGGAAATGGGTGCAGTGGAAATCCTCATAGTCTACGAGAACCTGGACACCATGCGCTATGTCTTGCGTTGCCATGGCACTGAAGGAAGCACGCCTGAGAATG ATGAAAAGACTCTGTATTTGACACCAGAGCAGGAGAAAGACAAGTCTCACTTTACAGACAAAGAG ACAGGCCAGGAGCACGAGCTGATCGAGAGCATGCCATTGCTAGAATGGTTTGCCAACAACTATAAGAAGTTTGGTGCCACACTGGAGATCGTCACAGACAAGAGCCAGGAGGGGTCGCAGTTCGTTAAAGGCTTTGGCGGCATTGGTG GTATCTTGCGATACAGGGTGGATTTCCAGGGCATGGAGTACCAGGGAGATGATGACGAGTTCTTTGATTTGGATGACTACTAG